The following proteins come from a genomic window of Candidatus Nezhaarchaeales archaeon:
- the cutA gene encoding divalent cation tolerance protein CutA: MVAEEWLCLMKSRLDLYPDLEAAIHSLHSYQVPEILAIPDGVVLCDVCGNPIFTPMIMLLVLDGYLWGIICEECRRKYHYDKQLLLWSEYEEKMVRIGEGP; encoded by the coding sequence CTGGTTGCCGAGGAATGGTTATGCCTTATGAAGTCTAGGTTAGACTTATACCCGGATCTTGAAGCCGCCATCCACTCGCTCCATTCATATCAAGTACCAGAGATCTTAGCCATACCGGACGGCGTGGTTCTATGCGACGTATGCGGCAATCCGATATTCACGCCGATGATAATGCTACTAGTACTGGACGGATACTTATGGGGCATAATATGTGAGGAGTGTAGGCGCAAGTACCACTACGACAAGCAGCTACTACTATGGAGCGAGTACGAGGAGAAAATGGTGAGGATCGGGGAGGGACCGTAG
- a CDS encoding DNA-binding protein has protein sequence MSEEYNEELEEIRRRRLLEYQRQIEEARRREEERRRFEEVKENVLRSILTPEARSRLINVKIVRPDLAERIELHLMQLAQAQRIKAPLTDEQLKELLRVVQSRKIEWRIHRA, from the coding sequence TTGAGTGAGGAGTACAATGAGGAGCTTGAGGAGATACGGCGTAGGAGGCTTTTAGAGTATCAACGTCAAATCGAGGAAGCCCGTAGAAGAGAGGAGGAGCGTAGACGTTTTGAAGAGGTTAAAGAGAACGTACTTAGAAGCATCCTAACGCCTGAGGCTAGAAGTAGGCTCATTAACGTTAAAATTGTGAGGCCTGATTTAGCGGAGCGTATTGAGCTACACCTCATGCAGCTTGCTCAAGCCCAACGGATTAAAGCCCCGCTTACCGATGAACAGCTTAAAGAGCTTTTACGGGTAGTTCAATCTAGGAAGATTGAATGGCGAATACATCGAGCCTGA
- a CDS encoding 30S ribosomal protein S19e produces the protein MSIVKACPPQQLIESLANHLKNNVPEIKPPPWALVVKTGVHKERLPQNPNWWYIRCAAILRKLYLSGRPVGVVRLSTAFGGRMRVGAKGREHFRRGSRSIIRRALQQLEGVGFVVKDGNRGRRLSPKGMSLLDQIAKKVFKEVQRQVPELKKYL, from the coding sequence ATGTCCATCGTTAAAGCGTGTCCACCTCAGCAACTTATAGAGAGTTTAGCTAATCATTTAAAGAATAATGTGCCCGAGATTAAACCCCCACCTTGGGCTTTAGTTGTTAAGACTGGAGTGCATAAGGAAAGGTTGCCTCAAAACCCAAATTGGTGGTACATAAGGTGTGCTGCGATATTAAGGAAGCTATATTTATCCGGTAGACCGGTTGGTGTAGTTAGATTGTCCACGGCGTTTGGAGGGCGGATGCGTGTAGGAGCAAAGGGTAGGGAGCATTTTAGACGTGGAAGTCGTTCAATAATTAGGAGAGCTCTACAGCAACTTGAAGGCGTTGGCTTCGTGGTGAAGGACGGTAATAGAGGGAGGAGGTTATCACCGAAGGGGATGTCATTACTTGACCAGATAGCGAAAAAAGTGTTTAAAGAGGTTCAAAGACAGGTGCCGGAGCTGAAAAAGTACCTATAA
- a CDS encoding 16S rRNA methyltransferase: MLTLIIAEAALELVPPTLWKYAAVRRSAERRGKPPSEILLDRSLHHVAMRLLSKNEKRGRPDIVHFNLLLALSSPLNKQGLLKVFIHTFNDKVITVDPHVRIPRNYNRFVGLMEQLLLKGRVPPEGEPLLTVKNQTLRELINDINPSSVTILREKGTLTTPWRLADELSNQRTPAIIVGGFPRGDFEEENLKIEAASASIYPQPLDSWTVVSVILNAFEREWRTYEEAQKPENISNAEKH, encoded by the coding sequence TTGTTAACGTTAATAATCGCTGAAGCAGCTTTAGAGCTAGTACCCCCAACTCTTTGGAAATACGCAGCCGTGAGAAGGTCTGCGGAAAGAAGGGGTAAACCTCCATCTGAGATATTGTTAGATAGGTCGTTGCATCACGTAGCTATGAGGCTTCTCTCAAAGAATGAGAAGCGCGGAAGACCGGACATAGTGCATTTTAACCTACTACTAGCCCTCTCCTCTCCTTTAAACAAGCAGGGGCTACTAAAAGTATTTATTCATACCTTTAACGATAAAGTAATAACTGTAGACCCCCATGTAAGGATACCGAGGAACTATAATAGATTCGTAGGATTAATGGAGCAATTATTATTAAAAGGTAGAGTACCACCCGAAGGAGAACCATTACTAACCGTAAAGAACCAGACTCTAAGGGAGTTAATTAACGATATAAACCCGTCAAGTGTAACCATACTACGAGAAAAAGGTACATTGACAACACCATGGCGGTTAGCCGACGAACTATCAAATCAGCGAACGCCAGCAATAATAGTAGGAGGTTTCCCTCGCGGCGACTTCGAGGAAGAAAACCTGAAAATTGAAGCGGCAAGTGCCTCCATATACCCACAACCCTTAGATTCATGGACCGTTGTATCAGTGATACTCAACGCTTTTGAGCGAGAATGGAGAACTTACGAAGAAGCCCAGAAACCTGAAAATATCTCTAATGCCGAAAAACATTGA
- a CDS encoding class I SAM-dependent methyltransferase, with amino-acid sequence MKFINGILGWKMVEGIPWPFSRLYDRYVNRIFVNWFRRIAQEIMCREISGTILDIGTGPGRLPIEIAKQVANVKVFGIDVSEDMIRIAKRNAEKEGVADKVEFKVGSVYNTGFEDNSVNLVLSTGLIHHLKEPSKAFDEVYRILK; translated from the coding sequence ATGAAGTTCATTAATGGTATTTTAGGATGGAAGATGGTTGAGGGAATACCATGGCCTTTCAGCAGGCTTTACGATAGGTACGTTAATCGAATTTTCGTTAATTGGTTTAGACGCATAGCGCAGGAGATAATGTGTAGAGAAATATCAGGAACAATTCTTGATATAGGTACTGGTCCTGGGCGTCTGCCAATAGAGATAGCTAAGCAAGTAGCCAACGTTAAGGTTTTTGGTATTGACGTATCTGAGGACATGATAAGAATAGCGAAAAGGAATGCGGAAAAAGAAGGAGTCGCTGACAAAGTTGAGTTCAAGGTAGGAAGCGTCTACAACACTGGTTTCGAAGATAATTCCGTAAACCTTGTCCTTAGCACAGGATTGATCCACCATTTAAAAGAACCGAGTAAGGCTTTCGATGAGGTATACAGAATCCTTAAGT
- a CDS encoding class I SAM-dependent methyltransferase, giving the protein KVGSVYNTGFEDNSVNLVLSTGLIHHLKEPSKAFDEVYRILKRGGEAWMYDGRKDATKAELEETIRSWGIEESLLLPLWIMERIWPYMHIGYKTDVYTSGKVGKAIKESMFKNYDLKMEGAYVRITLKKT; this is encoded by the coding sequence CAAGGTAGGAAGCGTCTACAACACTGGTTTCGAAGATAATTCCGTAAACCTTGTCCTTAGCACAGGATTGATCCACCATTTAAAAGAACCGAGTAAGGCTTTCGATGAGGTATACAGAATCCTTAAGCGTGGAGGGGAAGCCTGGATGTACGATGGAAGGAAGGACGCTACAAAAGCGGAGCTTGAAGAGACGATTCGAAGCTGGGGCATAGAAGAAAGTCTTCTGTTACCATTATGGATTATGGAGAGAATTTGGCCCTATATGCATATAGGCTATAAAACTGATGTTTACACTTCAGGTAAAGTTGGAAAGGCTATTAAGGAGAGCATGTTTAAAAATTATGACCTCAAAATGGAGGGTGCTTACGTAAGAATTACGCTAAAGAAAACTTAA
- a CDS encoding AAA family ATPase: MHREKEKADSSNNLKNFINTFICGLPGSGKATLVKHVIKNLNKKVIVTYIDCPVYQTAYSVLKEILPKSEFALCRSNYELIKELLKYARERRFAICFDNFEKLKEK, encoded by the coding sequence TTGCATAGAGAAAAGGAAAAAGCAGATTCATCAAATAACCTCAAGAATTTCATAAACACTTTTATCTGCGGGCTACCTGGTTCAGGAAAGGCGACTTTAGTTAAGCATGTAATTAAAAACCTCAACAAGAAAGTCATTGTTACCTATATTGATTGTCCAGTTTACCAGACTGCCTATAGCGTATTAAAAGAAATTCTTCCAAAAAGTGAGTTTGCCCTCTGCAGAAGCAATTACGAGCTGATTAAAGAACTTTTAAAATATGCTAGGGAAAGAAGGTTTGCTATATGCTTTGATAATTTTGAAAAATTAAAGGAAAAATAA